From a region of the Luteolibacter arcticus genome:
- a CDS encoding PVC-type heme-binding CxxCH protein: MRATLAAILCTAWMTATQAAPPPMFVQEGVVEGAPSQAGFPTAADLAKAKVILLGAGERWTDDQRKSIEGYVEKGGGVVLVHDAITASGWVKGEANRWSGTVPLFFTPPGREHPLTKGISNFDIEDEMIHGLEVAAGDHVLTTTWSPNRKHMKGTVPQPYVYGVSPVVWTEARGKGRVVYFVPGKRPETRAHPAIRTMMRRSLLWAAGQEKVDELSIKDDLAALIYPPGGPLSPQKAIESLKVHPEFTAELVAAEPLLSKPLNLDWDDRGRLWVVESVEYPEGKRGGGPESMHTLWQRETNLGKPEPVERPGRDSVSWFEDKDGDGVMDTKHVFASDLDMATSSCFYKDGVIVAQPPHILFLRDTDKDGKADKRETLYTGLGTFDTHSVLNNLRWGLDGWVYATHGYSSSTKVTSGDGKTDFGGIGSGIIRFKPDGSKIEMVSAKSGNCWGVDITADGEMFFTQPTSGDLVMHVPVTDRLMAEGGMGNEPSWQVMVHLRPVKPLMSWEEIVENQPNDVIGSYTAACGCAVYEGGAWPDAWTRGYLTCEPTVHIVHHEALSPDGVTYKAEMVRDEEFSATRDFWSRQIDTRVGPDGQLYVIDFYNQAILHNDPRGPIHLWNHQAARPDRDHFFGRIQRYAHKQSKPLPKADLTTPDGRIAALGHPNREVRFRAQRLIEEGDVKAAAAKLAGAKGVAKIHSLWIRAAAGVLEEDELIAALDDADMSIRVTAGRVIGTHPRLATAKVVSAIGARLAKEKEPRVRLQWLAGLPGDAVLSAEALASIPTDDRWTLAAVARLSKRDPAAVLAKALASPDAAKRGGLVRLLFDAGRKDADQLAGMLAALEGSEEMAVACLNSLYQGELPRSAHLDEALGELATKGTPKVRAAALPLAAKGWKADQLERAVAELLKVAGSDEQVLVSLSGLPSYSKDLAVALAGGATKSGSVRDAIAGNGSPDAAKLLIAALPSLGAQERAKVLESLLGKPESAIGLIDAMERGDLTLAVVGTTVLPRLADHPDAKVKEHAAPLLKKLRGANEAKDAIIARLLPEVSKPGNAEVGKALYASCASCHKYRDEGALIGPVLEGMGVHGIETLLTHIVDPNREVEPSYHVWNITTTDGRSVSGFVSRETAGSLFVKNAAGETEVPRDSIANRVNTGKSLMPEGFEGIGAEALRDLVAYLRSGEQRFHTVSFGKAATADGSRGVYLSVDTPGDRVGIKRYGLVEERGVPFQLSDPVTTPGGKNVIVLKGGMDDRAVSRTMPERVEIPVNAAAGRLHLLGAVAGWGFPVMREKDPLVTIAVHYVGGGVEEIVLRNGVEFADHAGRIDVPGSAWADLVSHGQIRYLWRDLKKKDGVIEKLVLTSGNKVAAPMIAAITLESAASDGKLAAPPAEGGPDEQTADSLPDTKDKVRVLLAGGGGSHDFSAWYNREDQAILREAGFATLYTSDPRKAAEELASTDVFLFSSNDPAYVKSPEFQRAFGSYVAGGGGLVLLHPATWYNFADWSAFNTTFVGGGAKAHDPLGEFGLTVIKPDHPVVAGLQREFKLRDELYQVTLDPGVKTQVLIETSVSGQTGKKHPSVWIVEHPKSRIACIAPGHDGAAHSEANFRKLLANAVKWAGGK; the protein is encoded by the coding sequence GGGGCGTGGTGCTGGTGCACGATGCGATCACGGCTTCAGGCTGGGTGAAGGGTGAGGCGAACCGCTGGTCGGGGACCGTGCCGTTGTTCTTCACGCCGCCCGGGCGCGAGCATCCGCTGACGAAGGGGATCTCGAACTTCGACATCGAGGATGAGATGATCCACGGCCTCGAAGTTGCGGCCGGCGATCACGTGCTCACGACGACTTGGTCGCCGAACCGCAAGCACATGAAGGGCACGGTGCCGCAGCCCTACGTCTATGGCGTCTCCCCGGTCGTGTGGACCGAGGCTCGTGGCAAGGGACGCGTGGTGTATTTCGTTCCCGGAAAGCGGCCCGAGACGCGCGCGCATCCCGCGATCCGCACCATGATGCGTCGCTCGCTGCTGTGGGCGGCCGGGCAGGAGAAGGTGGATGAGCTTTCCATCAAGGACGACCTTGCAGCGTTGATCTATCCACCGGGTGGCCCGCTTTCTCCGCAGAAGGCGATCGAGAGCTTGAAGGTGCATCCCGAGTTCACCGCCGAGTTGGTCGCGGCCGAGCCGCTCCTCTCGAAGCCGCTCAATCTTGACTGGGACGACAGGGGGCGGCTGTGGGTTGTCGAAAGCGTCGAGTATCCGGAAGGCAAGCGGGGTGGGGGACCGGAGTCGATGCACACGCTGTGGCAACGCGAGACGAATCTGGGCAAGCCTGAGCCGGTGGAGCGCCCGGGCCGCGACAGCGTCTCGTGGTTCGAGGACAAGGACGGCGATGGGGTGATGGACACGAAGCACGTCTTCGCCAGCGACCTCGACATGGCGACGAGCTCCTGCTTCTACAAGGACGGCGTGATCGTCGCGCAGCCGCCGCACATCCTTTTCCTCCGCGACACGGACAAGGACGGCAAGGCGGACAAGCGCGAGACGCTCTACACCGGCCTAGGGACCTTCGATACCCACTCGGTGCTCAATAACCTGCGCTGGGGCCTGGACGGCTGGGTTTACGCGACGCACGGCTATTCGTCGTCCACCAAGGTCACATCGGGCGATGGCAAGACGGACTTTGGAGGGATTGGTTCCGGGATCATCCGCTTCAAGCCGGATGGATCGAAGATCGAGATGGTCAGCGCGAAGAGCGGGAATTGCTGGGGCGTGGATATCACGGCGGATGGCGAGATGTTCTTCACCCAGCCGACCTCCGGCGACTTGGTCATGCACGTGCCGGTCACCGATCGACTGATGGCTGAGGGCGGCATGGGCAATGAGCCCTCGTGGCAAGTGATGGTCCACCTGCGGCCGGTGAAGCCGCTGATGTCGTGGGAGGAGATTGTGGAGAACCAGCCAAACGACGTGATCGGCTCCTACACCGCCGCCTGCGGCTGTGCGGTCTATGAAGGCGGTGCGTGGCCGGATGCGTGGACGCGCGGCTACCTCACCTGCGAACCTACGGTGCACATCGTACATCACGAGGCGCTTTCGCCGGATGGTGTGACCTACAAGGCGGAGATGGTGCGCGACGAGGAATTCTCGGCGACGCGCGATTTCTGGAGCCGGCAGATCGACACGCGGGTGGGGCCCGATGGTCAGCTTTATGTGATCGACTTCTACAATCAGGCGATCCTTCACAACGACCCGCGGGGGCCGATCCACTTGTGGAATCACCAGGCCGCACGGCCCGACCGTGACCACTTCTTCGGGCGCATCCAGCGCTACGCGCACAAGCAGTCGAAGCCGCTGCCGAAGGCTGACCTGACCACGCCTGACGGACGTATTGCTGCATTGGGCCACCCGAATCGCGAGGTGCGTTTTCGTGCGCAACGCTTGATCGAGGAAGGCGACGTGAAGGCGGCTGCGGCGAAGCTGGCCGGTGCGAAGGGCGTGGCGAAGATTCACTCGCTGTGGATTCGCGCGGCGGCTGGTGTGCTGGAAGAGGACGAACTCATCGCTGCTTTGGACGATGCTGACATGAGTATTCGAGTGACTGCCGGTCGTGTGATCGGGACGCATCCGCGCCTCGCCACGGCCAAGGTTGTGAGCGCCATCGGTGCGCGGCTTGCCAAGGAAAAGGAGCCGCGTGTGCGCCTGCAGTGGCTGGCCGGGTTGCCCGGTGATGCCGTGCTTTCTGCGGAGGCGCTTGCCTCGATCCCCACGGATGACCGCTGGACGCTCGCGGCAGTGGCGCGGTTGTCGAAGCGCGATCCGGCAGCGGTGCTTGCGAAGGCGCTGGCTTCACCGGATGCGGCGAAGCGTGGCGGCTTGGTGCGCTTGCTCTTCGATGCCGGGCGCAAGGACGCCGATCAGCTTGCCGGCATGCTGGCCGCCTTGGAGGGCTCCGAGGAGATGGCGGTGGCGTGCTTGAACTCGCTCTATCAGGGTGAGCTGCCGCGCAGCGCGCACTTGGATGAGGCCTTGGGCGAACTCGCCACCAAGGGCACTCCGAAGGTTCGTGCCGCTGCATTGCCGCTGGCTGCGAAGGGATGGAAGGCCGATCAACTTGAGCGCGCGGTGGCAGAACTCTTGAAGGTCGCAGGATCGGATGAGCAGGTGCTCGTTTCCCTCAGTGGCCTGCCGAGCTACTCAAAGGACCTCGCCGTCGCGCTGGCAGGCGGTGCCACGAAGTCCGGTTCAGTCCGTGATGCCATCGCCGGGAATGGTTCGCCTGATGCCGCAAAGCTGCTGATTGCTGCGCTGCCATCGCTCGGTGCGCAGGAGCGGGCGAAGGTGCTGGAGTCGTTGTTAGGAAAGCCGGAGTCTGCCATCGGCTTGATCGATGCGATGGAGCGCGGCGATCTCACGCTGGCGGTGGTGGGCACTACGGTCCTGCCGCGATTGGCCGATCACCCGGATGCGAAGGTCAAGGAGCATGCCGCGCCCTTGTTGAAAAAGCTTCGGGGGGCGAACGAGGCGAAGGATGCCATCATTGCGCGGCTCTTGCCGGAGGTCAGCAAGCCCGGCAATGCCGAGGTGGGGAAAGCGCTCTATGCCTCCTGTGCTTCCTGCCACAAGTACCGCGACGAAGGTGCGCTCATCGGCCCGGTGCTCGAAGGCATGGGCGTTCATGGCATCGAGACGCTCCTGACCCACATCGTTGATCCGAACCGCGAGGTGGAGCCGAGCTATCATGTCTGGAACATCACGACCACGGATGGGCGCTCGGTGTCCGGTTTTGTCAGTCGCGAGACGGCTGGCAGCCTCTTCGTGAAGAATGCCGCAGGCGAAACGGAAGTGCCGCGGGACAGCATCGCCAACCGGGTGAACACCGGCAAATCGCTGATGCCGGAAGGCTTCGAAGGCATCGGCGCGGAAGCCTTGCGCGACCTGGTGGCCTACCTTCGATCGGGCGAGCAGCGCTTCCACACCGTGTCCTTTGGAAAGGCGGCCACGGCTGATGGGAGCCGCGGGGTTTATCTTTCCGTCGATACGCCGGGTGATCGCGTCGGCATCAAGCGCTACGGCCTGGTCGAGGAACGCGGCGTGCCCTTCCAGCTTTCGGATCCCGTGACCACGCCTGGTGGGAAGAACGTCATCGTGCTGAAGGGTGGCATGGACGACCGCGCAGTGAGTCGGACGATGCCGGAGCGTGTGGAAATTCCGGTGAATGCCGCGGCCGGTCGCCTGCACCTGTTAGGCGCTGTCGCCGGTTGGGGTTTCCCGGTGATGCGCGAGAAGGATCCGCTCGTCACCATTGCCGTGCACTATGTCGGAGGCGGGGTGGAAGAAATTGTTCTGCGCAATGGTGTCGAGTTCGCCGACCATGCGGGGCGCATCGATGTCCCCGGCTCGGCCTGGGCTGACCTCGTGAGCCATGGCCAAATCCGCTACCTGTGGCGCGACTTGAAAAAGAAGGACGGCGTGATCGAGAAGCTCGTGCTGACCAGCGGCAACAAAGTCGCGGCGCCGATGATCGCCGCGATCACGCTTGAGTCCGCTGCCAGCGACGGGAAACTCGCAGCGCCGCCAGCCGAAGGAGGTCCGGACGAACAAACGGCCGACTCCTTGCCCGATACCAAGGACAAGGTGCGCGTGCTGCTTGCCGGCGGGGGTGGCTCGCATGATTTCTCCGCGTGGTACAATCGCGAGGACCAGGCCATCCTCCGCGAAGCAGGCTTTGCCACGCTCTACACCTCGGACCCGCGCAAGGCGGCCGAGGAATTGGCCAGCACGGACGTCTTCCTCTTCAGCTCGAATGATCCCGCCTACGTGAAGAGCCCGGAGTTCCAGCGCGCCTTCGGCTCCTATGTGGCAGGCGGCGGAGGCCTGGTGCTGCTCCATCCCGCGACGTGGTATAACTTCGCCGATTGGTCGGCCTTCAACACGACCTTCGTCGGCGGAGGTGCCAAGGCGCATGACCCGCTCGGCGAATTCGGTCTCACCGTCATCAAGCCGGACCATCCCGTGGTGGCCGGCTTGCAACGCGAGTTCAAGCTGCGCGACGAACTCTATCAGGTGACCCTCGATCCCGGCGTGAAGACGCAAGTGCTCATCGAGACCTCTGTCTCCGGCCAGACTGGCAAGAAGCATCCGTCCGTGTGGATCGTCGAGCACCCGAAGTCGCGCATCGCTTGCATCGCGCCGGGTCATGATGGAGCCGCGCACAGCGAAGCGAACTTCCGCAAGTTGCTGGCGAATGCGGTGAAGTGGGCGGGCGGGAAGTGA
- the lysS gene encoding lysine--tRNA ligase → MSEATQPQSTEAELIAVRREKLGKLRELGVDPFGAAFETTHTPVGLRENFAEGLQVKVAGRINGWRNMGKSCFFHVGDVHGQVQGFISVKELSPENLAIFECLERGDWLGIEGETFLTRTGEPTVKVAKFTVLSKSLRPMPDKWHGVADREIKYRKRHLDLMSNEESAAIFVTRSRMVAEIRSFFHQRGYLEVETPMLQDIPGGAAARPFETYHNALGMPLTMRIAPELFLKRLLVGGFTKVFELNRNFRNEGISRRHNPEFTMLEAYQAFADFEIMADLVEELVCGLAEKFCGTLKIEHKDDEGNVTRTINLERPWKRANYHDLIAEAAGADFFTITAEQRRERCEELGVQISENMEDHEVIQQVFEKKVEEHSFDPCFVTRVSSELVPLAKVTHGGKTVEVYELIINGQEISPGYSELNDPDVQRDRLEHQAGGEEEQKVDYDFIETLEHGMPPAGGIGIGIDRLIMMLTGAPTIRDVILFPLLKRKE, encoded by the coding sequence ATGTCCGAAGCCACTCAGCCCCAGTCCACCGAAGCCGAACTCATCGCCGTCCGCCGTGAGAAGCTCGGCAAACTGCGCGAGCTGGGCGTCGACCCCTTCGGCGCGGCTTTCGAGACCACCCACACGCCTGTCGGCCTCCGCGAGAATTTCGCCGAAGGCCTGCAGGTGAAGGTCGCCGGCCGCATCAATGGCTGGCGAAACATGGGCAAGTCCTGCTTCTTCCACGTTGGCGACGTCCACGGGCAGGTCCAGGGCTTCATCTCCGTGAAGGAACTCTCGCCCGAAAACCTCGCCATCTTCGAGTGCCTCGAGCGCGGCGACTGGCTCGGCATCGAGGGCGAAACCTTCCTCACCCGCACCGGCGAGCCGACCGTGAAGGTCGCGAAGTTCACCGTGCTCTCGAAGTCGCTGCGCCCGATGCCCGACAAGTGGCACGGCGTGGCCGACCGCGAGATCAAGTATCGCAAGCGCCACCTCGACCTGATGTCGAATGAGGAAAGCGCCGCCATCTTCGTCACCCGCAGCCGCATGGTCGCCGAGATCCGCAGCTTCTTCCACCAGCGCGGTTATCTCGAAGTCGAGACGCCCATGCTTCAGGACATCCCCGGCGGTGCCGCCGCTCGTCCTTTCGAGACCTACCACAATGCGCTCGGCATGCCGCTCACCATGCGCATCGCGCCCGAGCTGTTCCTCAAGCGCCTGCTGGTCGGTGGTTTCACCAAGGTCTTCGAACTCAATCGCAACTTCCGCAACGAAGGCATCTCGCGCCGCCACAATCCGGAGTTCACCATGCTGGAGGCCTATCAGGCCTTCGCCGACTTCGAGATCATGGCCGATCTCGTCGAGGAGCTCGTGTGCGGCCTCGCCGAAAAGTTCTGCGGCACCCTCAAGATCGAGCACAAGGACGACGAGGGCAACGTCACCCGCACCATCAACCTCGAGCGCCCGTGGAAGCGCGCGAACTACCACGACCTGATCGCCGAAGCTGCCGGTGCCGATTTCTTCACCATCACCGCCGAGCAACGCCGCGAGCGTTGCGAGGAACTCGGCGTGCAGATCTCCGAGAACATGGAGGACCACGAGGTCATCCAGCAGGTCTTCGAGAAGAAGGTCGAGGAACACAGCTTCGATCCGTGCTTCGTCACCCGCGTCTCCAGCGAACTCGTCCCGCTCGCCAAGGTCACCCACGGCGGCAAGACCGTGGAAGTCTATGAGCTCATCATCAACGGCCAGGAAATCAGCCCCGGCTACTCCGAGCTCAATGACCCCGACGTCCAGCGCGACCGCCTGGAACACCAGGCCGGCGGCGAGGAAGAACAGAAGGTCGACTACGACTTCATCGAAACCCTCGAGCACGGCATGCCCCCCGCCGGCGGCATCGGCATCGGCATCGACCGCCTCATCATGATGCTCACCGGCGCCCCGACGATCCGCGACGTGATCCTCTTCCCGCTGCTGAAGCGGAAGGAATAG
- a CDS encoding cation:proton antiporter: MHALSASFFLQMAVILVVCRLVGILAKKVGQPQVVGEMIAGVLIGPSLLGYFWPDTMKAIFTPESRGILYAGAQLGVGLYMFLVGLEFNTGHFRSRARSAACVSIAGMVVPFILGALLVLWLQHVPGIFTPKVRYFEGALFLGAAIAITAFPMLARIISERGLSGTSLGTLALAAGAIDDAAAWCVLAIVLATFGASQPLVIGGMSIGAEVVAIGGSALYGILALTVGRKWLSALGRAAERKGEVTQPMMAIVLALFCLAAWYTDVIGVHAVFGGFILGIAMPRGAFADDIRKKIEPFAVVFLLPMFFTFSGLNTKLNVLIDPKLMLIGVVILLASVLGKGIACWAAARLTGEDNATAMAVGTLMNARGLMELIIINIGLQRGIIGEALFSILVVMAIVTTLMASPVFELVYGRKKKPVEMPAGVAGA, translated from the coding sequence ATGCACGCGCTCTCCGCTTCCTTCTTCCTCCAGATGGCCGTCATCCTGGTGGTCTGCCGCTTGGTCGGGATCCTTGCGAAGAAGGTCGGGCAACCTCAGGTCGTCGGGGAGATGATCGCCGGTGTGCTGATCGGGCCGTCGCTGCTGGGCTATTTCTGGCCGGACACGATGAAGGCGATCTTCACGCCCGAGTCGCGCGGCATCCTCTACGCCGGTGCCCAGCTCGGGGTGGGGCTTTACATGTTTCTCGTCGGCCTGGAGTTCAATACCGGGCACTTCCGCTCGCGTGCCCGTAGCGCCGCCTGCGTGTCGATTGCCGGGATGGTGGTTCCTTTCATCCTTGGCGCGTTGCTGGTGCTGTGGCTCCAGCATGTGCCCGGCATTTTCACGCCAAAGGTCCGCTATTTTGAAGGCGCGCTCTTCCTCGGTGCCGCAATCGCCATCACCGCCTTCCCGATGCTGGCCCGCATCATTTCCGAGCGCGGGCTCTCCGGCACTTCGCTCGGCACGCTCGCGCTGGCCGCGGGTGCGATTGACGATGCCGCCGCGTGGTGCGTGCTGGCAATCGTGCTGGCGACCTTCGGCGCTTCGCAGCCGCTGGTGATCGGCGGGATGTCGATCGGCGCGGAGGTGGTGGCGATCGGCGGCTCCGCCCTCTATGGTATCCTGGCGCTCACCGTGGGCCGGAAATGGCTGTCTGCACTCGGGCGCGCCGCGGAGCGCAAGGGCGAGGTCACGCAGCCGATGATGGCCATCGTACTCGCGCTCTTCTGCCTTGCCGCGTGGTACACGGATGTGATCGGGGTTCACGCGGTGTTCGGCGGCTTCATCCTCGGGATCGCGATGCCGCGCGGTGCCTTTGCCGACGACATCCGCAAGAAGATCGAGCCCTTCGCCGTGGTCTTCCTGCTGCCGATGTTCTTCACTTTCTCCGGCCTCAACACGAAGCTCAACGTGCTGATCGATCCGAAGCTCATGCTGATTGGGGTGGTCATCCTGCTGGCCTCGGTGCTTGGCAAGGGGATCGCCTGCTGGGCCGCTGCCCGTCTCACTGGCGAGGACAACGCGACCGCCATGGCGGTGGGCACGCTCATGAATGCCCGCGGCCTGATGGAGCTGATCATCATCAACATCGGCCTCCAGCGCGGCATCATCGGCGAGGCTTTGTTCTCGATCCTGGTGGTGATGGCGATCGTCACCACGCTGATGGCATCGCCGGTCTTCGAGTTGGTCTATGGGAGGAAGAAGAAGCCCGTCGAAATGCCGGCGGGAGTGGCGGGTGCGTGA
- a CDS encoding arabinan endo-1,5-alpha-L-arabinosidase, translating to MPSRILLFLFLFLFAAALPLVAQFRPDEPYPRIHDPSTVVTEKGDAWCLSTGNGVLLLRREQDGRWKREAPLFREYPAWHKTEVPENKGHLWAPDIVRIKDKWFIYYSVSSFGSNHSAIGLLTGKTLDPKSKDYGWKDEGVVIRSRRPDRFNAIDPAVILDGGKLWMSYGSFWEGIFLIELNPETGLRKNDDAPLKLAMYPEIEAPFIHKHEGWYYLFVNWGKCCRGVDSTYEIRVGRSKKITGPYLDKDGTDMKDGGGSPFLATQGRFIGPGHASIFREEGKEWLVHHYYDKDRRGRSDLRMLPLAWKDGWPVVE from the coding sequence ATGCCCTCGCGGATTCTCCTCTTCCTCTTCCTCTTCCTCTTCGCCGCCGCTCTGCCGCTTGTCGCGCAGTTCCGGCCGGATGAGCCCTACCCGCGCATCCACGATCCCTCCACGGTGGTGACGGAGAAGGGCGATGCCTGGTGCCTCTCCACCGGGAATGGCGTACTGCTGCTGCGCCGGGAACAGGACGGCCGCTGGAAGCGCGAGGCACCGCTCTTCCGCGAGTATCCCGCCTGGCACAAGACGGAGGTGCCGGAGAACAAGGGTCACCTGTGGGCGCCGGACATCGTCCGCATCAAGGACAAGTGGTTCATCTACTACTCGGTCTCCAGCTTCGGCTCGAATCACTCTGCGATCGGCCTACTCACCGGCAAGACGCTCGATCCGAAGTCGAAGGACTATGGCTGGAAGGACGAGGGCGTGGTGATCCGCTCGCGAAGGCCGGATCGCTTCAATGCGATCGATCCCGCGGTCATCCTCGATGGCGGCAAGCTGTGGATGAGCTACGGTTCATTCTGGGAAGGGATCTTTCTCATCGAGCTCAATCCTGAAACCGGACTGCGGAAGAACGACGATGCTCCGCTCAAGCTCGCGATGTATCCCGAGATCGAGGCGCCCTTCATCCATAAGCACGAAGGCTGGTACTATCTCTTCGTGAATTGGGGGAAATGCTGCCGTGGCGTGGACAGCACCTATGAGATCCGTGTGGGCCGCAGCAAGAAGATCACCGGCCCCTATCTCGACAAGGATGGCACCGACATGAAGGACGGCGGCGGCTCGCCCTTCCTCGCGACGCAGGGCCGCTTCATCGGGCCGGGCCATGCCTCGATCTTCCGTGAGGAGGGCAAGGAGTGGCTGGTTCACCACTACTACGACAAGGACCGTAGAGGGCGCTCGGATTTGCGGATGCTGCCGCTTGCGTGGAAGGACGGCTGGCCGGTAGTGGAGTGA
- a CDS encoding VIT domain-containing protein, with amino-acid sequence MKTWTTQAEKRLAEYLDERARREGFDDEEADELKSDLRRHIHEEAEREASGNIGLMQLEGILGRLDAGYRPAPEPWSGQSKRPLNPMWAWSWGVVMPVIVVLVEILTSFCGGVFFDPVPTWWHALLILLVPAINAWFLKGAPGAKEPTKGFAAGLAVIVAVFYGLLFLPLIHLSAFALIYIGMGLLSLTPVFAGLWTWRIGRQVGKESPDVPRYRRGWKAGLATALVALMALEGPSLWTRSQLEAATGNGADREAAVQRLRAFHSSRALLRACYERNGEMGRTTDIVGWMAHGWLQAATLGGSASSNLDTAKVRDVFFRVTGKPFTSVKPPRAVSETGFARRSRVDGDREWEFDEHVGGDDVALRLKNLDLSESRFDGHVDPRSRLGYGEWTMVFHNRAQNAQEARCQVLLPRGGRVSRLTLWVNGEPREAAFNAVSKVKAAYKAVAVVQRRDPVLVTMCGPDTVMVQCFPVPAGGDMKIRFGITAPLDGDLWEMPRILERNFGLKDGLEHAVWMQSEGTFDLLEQGAEKRTAAADGPGRSMALTLPAATIGNSLLAVKATADSGEAPAVWCEDKFAPAFERYLVREPKKFHRKPEGKLLVVIDGSASMDEAKPWLLQALSGRNADILLADDGVSPVTVRDLHDQRFSGGRDNEPALREAVRRAKSGEAGDIVWIHGPQAVGLAQTEALLQLIERGTRIPVIHEVMASPGPNRLAEALQSSGAMRRGPALLNPLEDLAAFLDTLAIERDEPASHWRRSATPPEGLGAPVWDHLARQWAMESIDSTLSEVPETDRPALAARYQLVTRVSGAVVLETIEQYEQHGLKPVDADSVPQVPGVPEPSTSLLILLAATAAACRRRR; translated from the coding sequence ATGAAAACGTGGACTACCCAAGCCGAGAAACGTCTGGCCGAATACCTCGACGAGCGCGCCCGCCGCGAAGGCTTCGACGATGAAGAGGCGGACGAACTCAAATCAGACCTGCGCCGCCACATCCATGAGGAAGCCGAGAGGGAAGCCTCCGGAAACATCGGCCTGATGCAATTGGAAGGCATCCTCGGACGACTCGATGCAGGCTATCGGCCGGCTCCCGAGCCATGGTCGGGCCAATCAAAGCGGCCCCTGAATCCGATGTGGGCGTGGTCTTGGGGAGTGGTGATGCCGGTCATCGTGGTGCTGGTGGAAATCCTCACGTCATTCTGTGGCGGCGTGTTCTTTGATCCAGTGCCGACATGGTGGCATGCGCTGCTGATCCTGCTAGTACCGGCGATCAATGCATGGTTCTTGAAGGGAGCACCGGGCGCCAAGGAGCCCACGAAGGGCTTCGCCGCCGGCCTTGCGGTGATCGTCGCCGTATTCTATGGACTGCTTTTCTTACCGCTGATCCATCTGTCAGCGTTCGCGCTAATCTATATCGGCATGGGCCTGCTTTCCCTCACGCCGGTCTTCGCTGGGTTGTGGACATGGCGAATCGGTCGCCAGGTTGGCAAGGAATCGCCGGACGTTCCGCGTTATCGACGCGGTTGGAAGGCTGGCCTTGCCACGGCACTGGTGGCGCTGATGGCGCTAGAAGGCCCGTCGCTGTGGACTCGGTCACAGTTGGAAGCCGCCACCGGCAACGGTGCAGACCGGGAAGCCGCGGTGCAGAGATTGCGCGCATTCCATTCATCCCGGGCGCTGCTGCGTGCCTGCTATGAACGCAACGGCGAAATGGGACGCACCACCGATATCGTCGGCTGGATGGCACACGGGTGGCTTCAAGCCGCGACGCTGGGAGGATCGGCATCCTCCAATCTCGATACCGCGAAGGTTCGCGATGTCTTCTTCCGCGTCACCGGCAAGCCGTTCACCAGCGTGAAGCCGCCGCGGGCCGTGAGTGAGACGGGATTCGCCCGCAGGTCCCGGGTCGACGGAGACCGCGAGTGGGAATTCGACGAACATGTCGGGGGCGACGATGTCGCCCTGCGATTGAAGAACCTCGACCTCTCCGAGTCCCGCTTCGATGGCCATGTCGACCCACGGTCGCGGCTCGGCTACGGCGAGTGGACGATGGTGTTTCACAATCGCGCCCAGAATGCACAGGAGGCGCGCTGCCAGGTGTTGCTGCCGCGCGGCGGACGCGTGTCCCGCCTCACGCTGTGGGTTAATGGCGAACCGCGCGAAGCCGCCTTCAACGCGGTTTCGAAAGTGAAAGCCGCCTACAAGGCGGTTGCGGTGGTGCAGCGGCGCGATCCCGTCCTCGTCACCATGTGTGGCCCCGACACCGTGATGGTGCAGTGCTTCCCGGTGCCGGCAGGCGGCGACATGAAGATCCGCTTTGGCATCACCGCGCCGCTCGATGGTGACCTATGGGAAATGCCGCGCATCCTCGAACGCAACTTCGGCCTGAAGGACGGTCTCGAACACGCGGTCTGGATGCAGAGCGAAGGCACGTTCGATCTGTTAGAGCAGGGAGCGGAGAAACGCACCGCCGCGGCAGATGGCCCCGGCCGCTCGATGGCCCTCACGCTGCCGGCGGCGACCATTGGCAACAGCCTTCTCGCCGTGAAAGCCACCGCCGATTCCGGCGAGGCCCCCGCCGTATGGTGCGAGGACAAGTTCGCGCCCGCCTTCGAGCGCTATCTGGTGCGCGAGCCGAAGAAATTTCACCGCAAGCCCGAGGGCAAGCTGCTGGTCGTGATCGATGGCTCGGCTTCGATGGATGAGGCGAAGCCGTGGTTGCTCCAGGCCTTGAGCGGACGGAATGCCGACATCCTCCTGGCAGATGATGGCGTGAGCCCGGTCACCGTGAGGGACCTCCACGACCAACGTTTCAGCGGCGGCCGCGACAATGAACCCGCCCTGCGCGAGGCCGTCCGCCGCGCCAAGTCCGGCGAGGCCGGTGACATCGTGTGGATCCATGGCCCGCAAGCCGTTGGCCTTGCACAGACAGAAGCATTGCTCCAATTGATCGAGCGCGGCACCCGCATCCCAGTGATCCATGAGGTCATGGCATCACCGGGACCGAACCGCTTGGCGGAAGCACTTCAAAGCAGCGGAGCGATGCGCCGCGGCCCCGCCCTGCTGAATCCTCTCGAGGACCTCGCAGCCTTCCTCGACACGCTTGCCATCGAGCGCGATGAGCCCGCCTCGCACTGGCGGCGCAGCGCAACGCCCCCCGAAGGCCTCGGCGCGCCGGTCTGGGATCACCTCGCCCGCCAGTGGGCGATGGAGTCGATCGACTCTACTCTCTCCGAAGTCCCCGAAACCGATCGTCCCGCGCTGGCTGCCCGCTACCAACTCGTCACCCGCGTTTCCGGCGCGGTCGTGCTGGAAACGATCGAGCAGTATGAACAGCACGGGCTCAAGCCGGTCGATGCCGACTCTGTTCCGCAAGTGCCCGGCGTTCCCGAGCCCTCCACATCGCTGCTGATACTGCTCGCCGCCACGGCAGCGGCTTGCCGCAGGAGGCGTTAG